A part of Salmo salar chromosome ssa18, Ssal_v3.1, whole genome shotgun sequence genomic DNA contains:
- the LOC106578031 gene encoding tripartite motif-containing protein 16, producing MVRCAERTTLCRALRSAAVWLPSQAVMRPDRETLSWNSSHTQRITSISSRVISLSSPSVSSDLPSIVVCPLQYFRAVSKSVSELREKLEDLLKGEWTNISTTVKTVDVLLPPEPKTREQFLKYSCQLTLDTNTAHKHLILSEENRKVTYTRQPHPYPDHPERFTGCSQVLCREGLSGRCYWEVERSVQYVHTAVSYKDVIRGSAKDSLFWLNEKSWSLNCTSNDYSFYHNTVMTKVLGPLSSSVGVYLNHKAGILPFYSVSSDTMTLLHRAKTTFTQPLYPGIMLWRTTAELCKLW from the exons ATGGTGCGTTGTGCTGAGcgtaccaccctctgtagagccttgcggtcAGCGGCAGTGTGGTTGCCGTCCCAGGCCGTGATGCGgcccgaca GAGAGACGCTGAGCTGgaacagctctcacacacagaggatcacatccatttcctccag agttatcagtctctccagtcccagtgtatcttcagacttacccagtaTCGTTGTTTGTCCTCTTCAGTACTTCAGAGCTGTGAGTAAGTCTGTGTCtgagctgagagagaaactagaagacctcctgaaaggagaatggaccaataTCTCCACTACAG tgaaaaCAGTGGATGTTTTACTGCCTCCAGaacccaagaccagagaacagttctTAAAAT actcctgtcagctcacactggacacaaacacagCACACAAACACCTCAtcctgtctgaggagaacagaaaggtgacatatACAAGACAACCCCatccatatcctgaccatccagaaaGATTCACTGGGTGTtctcaggtgctgtgtagagagggtctgtctggccgctgttactgggaggttgAGAGGAGTGTCCAGTATGTTCATACAGCAGTCTCCTATAAAGACGTCATTAGAGGGTCAGCTAAAGACTCCTTATTCTGGCTAAATGAAAAGTCCTGGAGTTTAAACTGCACAAGTAATGATTATAGTTTCTACCACAATACTGTTATGACTAAAGTATTAGGCCCTCTGTCCTCCAGTGTAGGAGTGTACCTGAATCACAAGGCAGGTATTCTGCCCTTCTACAGCGTCTCTTCTGatacaatgaccctcctccacagagccaagacaacattcactcagcccctctatcctgggatTATGCTTTGGCGTACTACTGCAGAGCTGTGTAAACTGTGGTAG